The proteins below come from a single Alligator mississippiensis isolate rAllMis1 chromosome 2, rAllMis1, whole genome shotgun sequence genomic window:
- the LOC132248250 gene encoding zinc finger protein 664-like → MMRSNHKSQDGRTCCQDWCIHLGRKTHHCTECRKNFICLQDLSQHECVQNHCTKCGKRFRQLSKLVRHWCMHAREKPHQCSECGKSFNRSSRLALHQRIHTGQKIHQCSYCGKSFTQYSSQARHQHIHTGEKRHQCSECGKSFTQFSNLAQHQLIHTGEKPHQCLECGKSFTQSSSRARHQRIHTRWKPYQCSECGKASPYLLPWSSTSLSTWGRIHISAQSTESVSSTPPNWPSTSAFLSGSVHNSASNTGRVWGCIPAQHPPPPPVSASWETVSCHGTAATVHPLFSLSRALQNPKDRETGLPSLMQVKG, encoded by the coding sequence gACTGGTGCatccacctagggaggaagacacaccactgcactgagtgcaggaagaacttcatctgcttgcaagacctgtcccagcacgAGTGTGTGCAGAACCactgcaccaagtgtgggaagagattcaggcagctgTCCAAACTGGTGAGGCACTGGTGCATGCACGcaagagagaagccacatcagtgctcagagtgtgggaagagcttcaatcGCTCCTCCAGACTGGCTCtccaccagcgtatccacacagggcaGAAGATACATCAGTGCTCAtattgtgggaagagcttcactcagtacTCCAGCCAGGCTCggcaccagcatatccacacaggggagaaacgacaccagtgctcagagtgtgggaagagcttcacccagttctcaaacctggctcagcaccagctgatccacacaggggagaagccacatcagtgcttggagtgtgggaagagcttcactcagtcctccagccgggctcggcaccagcgtatccacacaagATGGAaaccatatcagtgctcagagtgtgggaaagCTTCCCCTTATCTTCTGCCCTGGTccagcaccagcttatccacatgGGGGAGAATCCACATCAGTGCTCAAAGTACTGAAAGTGtttcctccactcctccaaactggcccagcaccagtgcaTTCCTGTCTGGGAGTGTCCATAATTCTGCCAGCAATACAGGAAGGGTTTGGGGATGTATACctgctcagcacccccccccccccccagtgtctgCATCCTGGGAAACAGTCTCATGCCACGGGACTGCAGCAACAGTTCACCCTTTGTTCAGCCTTTCTAGGGCACTGCAAAACCCAAAGGACAGAGAGACTGGCCTCCCAAGTTTGATGCAGGTGAAGGGTTAA